In the Entelurus aequoreus isolate RoL-2023_Sb linkage group LG16, RoL_Eaeq_v1.1, whole genome shotgun sequence genome, aatttttacagtttgtccctcataaggtagacaaaataatgacacaatatgttactgcatacgtcagcagactaattaggagtctttgtttgtttacttactactaaaagacaagttgtctagtatgttcactattttatttaggacTAAATTGTCCTTTAATTGCAATAatgaacatatgtttaatgtaccgtaagattttttgttaaaattaagccaataatgccaatttttgtggtaccctttatttaaaaaagtaccgaaatgtaccaaaaagtatcaaaatacatttctcaacaagctattgcaaggaatttagggatttcaccatctacgctccgtgatatcatcaaaagtttcagagaatcaggagaaatcactgcatgtaagcgtaataaacattgaatgcccgagaccttcgatccctcaggcggtacagcatcaagaagcgacatcagtgtgtaaaggatatcaccacatgggctcaggaacacttcagaacaccactgtcagtaactaaggtttgtcgcaacatctgtaagtgcaagttaaaattctactatgcaaagccaaagacatttatcaacaacacccagaaatgccgccggcaaagatggactgatgcaaagtggaaaagtgttctgtgatctgacaagtcccacattttaaattgtttttggacacaactggaccaaagaggaaaagaaccattcggattgttataggcgcaaagtgtaaaagccagcatctgtgacggtatgggggtgtattagtgcccaagacatgggtaacttacacatctgtgaaggcaccattaatgctgaaaggtacatacaggttttggagcaacacatcaacgttatcatggacgcccctgcttatttcagcaagacaatgccaagccacgtgttacaacagtgtggcttcatagtaaaagagtgcgggtactgcctgtagtccagacctgtactGAATGtacagaaaagtattgaaatacattttgttaccggtaccggtactacaatattggtatcgggtcaaCACTAGTTGGAAGTGGCGCTTGCTGTGTAAACTCAGCGCTCCCTTCATGGCGGTGTGGCGACCAAGTTGCCTCTTCCCGGATGTCTCCATGTGGAGAGCCATCAATGTGAGGATGTTCGGGGGCGGACAAAGAACTTGGGCACAGGTTCTTAGAATAGAACCTGCTGACTGGAAAGTGCATCCCAGGAAAAGTCTCCTCACTCCACGGCCCATTAAAGAGGTCACGGCGGAGAGTGTTTCTGCAACtagctgtgatttatttattctCCCGCTTTGCCACGCTCCAGTTCAGGACAAGGGCAGCCGCGTCTCGTTCGGGCGTAAGTCCTGAAAGGAGACAAACGACGGTCCTATCTCTTACTGTCAGAATTGTCATCCGATGGCGGCGTCGTGAATGGCAGAGACGACACAAATCATTCCACCTCGCCACGGAAATACGACTCTGCCgcgtgttgctaggcagacttcacAGGGACGTTCATTTATTCCCTATAGGCCAATTAAATGCCATGCGTGAAATGTGGCAAaacactcctgtcgtatagaggatctttgaatagtgttttttttcctccaaagaGAACAGAACACTCCTGTTTTGacatgtagagcagtgtttttcaaccactgtgccgcggcacactggtgtgccgtgacagaatatgtaatttcacctatttggggtaagaatattgtttgcaaacaagtaattatagtctgcaaataatgtgccgttgagtgtcggtgctgtctagaactcggcagagtaaccgtgaaatgctcttccatatcagtaggtggcagcatcatcagtgattctcccggggtcatagggtgtttcgggtcttaatcaaacaccctcacccgggcgacccagccgagggtgatcagtccctcgacttgtgtccaggtagcgcactacgccacgcgtcccccctcctcaaccagagccaacgtgaagccttttcagacgcttccaaaatgttttttatggctcttctcctgtgcagtccacaaatcccaaggagccccaggactcggtgtaaggacttgcctgcaaaacccctgcagcccacctcaataggctcgcagcgggccttccacccgttcctccggcagtcagccacaagatctgcgtacttcgccctcttcctttcctgagcttcctccattctgtcctcccaggggacagttggctcaaggagtaccacctgcttgctggttccagacatcaagaccatgtctggccggagtgtcgtagttgcgatgatgtctgggaatcgcaactgccttcccaggtcaaccaAGTGCTGCCAGTCCCTTGCTGTTGTTAGCAGGCCCCCCTGGGTCTTCTTGGAGGGTTGAGGTTTCTCTCCTGCTCGGACAAAGGCAATTGTGCCCTTGGTTGGGTGTTGCCGCTTACTGGTGTTGATGCCCGTGCAGATGGTGTCTGCTATTGCCcgcaggacctggtcgtggcgccaccggtacctgccatctcccaatgcctttgagcaacagctgaggatgtgttctaatgatcctcttttctgacagagctggcacacaggtgcgtctatcaggccccaggtgaacaggttagcagggcttgggaggacatcataaactgactggaccaagaacttaaactggtgtggctccgctttccagagttcggtccaggtgtctaatgcttaaactaaaaataaacaaaaggtgagtgcccctaagaaaaggcattgaagcttagggaaggctatgcagaaccaaactacaactgaactggctacaaagtaaacgaaaacagaatgctggacgacagcaaagacttactgtggagcaaagacggcgtccacaatgtacatccgaacatgacatgacaatcaacaatgtccccacaaagaaggatagcaacaacttaaatagtcttgattgctaaaacaaagcagatgcgggaaatatcgctcaatggaagacatgaaactgctacaggaaaacaccaagaaaacaggaaaagccaccaaaataggagcgtaagacaagaactaaaacactacacacaggaaaacaacaaaaaactccaATCAAGTCATGgcctgatgtgacaggtggtgacagtacacctactttgagacaagagctatagtgatgcatgcttggttatggtttaaagtcatatccaacaattgccacaacgactttttcctgtcaactgagtttcgtttttcaatgatttctgccggtggtgtgcctctggatattttcaatgaaaaaaatgtgcctcggctcaaaaaaggttgaaaaacactgatatagaagatctttgacggtACAGCGTTCGCTCGCCACTTCCCTTACTGTGTTCTCAGTGCATCGCCCGTTTTAAAGCACCATTGACCTTTCGAGTACACGTTGAAGTTTCATGTTAAATGACGTGTTTTAAAAACACAGGAAGTgtttaagctacaagttactctccattaaatgtaactaagctaaacTACAAAAGTAGctagctacatcaaagctacattgaacaacatttctatctatggtccacatgtataatatcaatgttcatgtaagtgtacaaatattactattaactatctgtcatttagctggggacaccctacaactactctatgtatttatttagtttgccttttccttggcccacccctatatagTTATTCATGTTGTCTACCTACAGTAacaaaacagcatctatctatatgtTGACAAAAAAAGGTGTGTGTAGTTTGGGAACAGTTGCTTGTGCAGTAAAACTGTTCATGaagtcaccttaatgtgtgttcctacattTGTGTTCCacctcttagatgaagagagcacatATGTTGTTGGTTTACAGAGTCAACAACTAAAAAGTAAAGTTTTGGCCATTATTTTCTCTGAATGCATAAATTTGTTTAAATATGGCCGAACTACCTCgctacatgcctatatcaaaagtagctaagctacaggaatcgcTACCCATTGAAAAAGTAGTGatgctactggaaaatgtagttaactacatgtagcttgttactgcccatcactgtttatatatatacatatataaataaatatgtatatatatatatatatatatatatatatatatatatatatatatatatatatatatatatatatatatatgtatatatatgtatatatatatatatgtatatatatgtatatatatatatttatatatatatatttatatgtatatatatatttatatatatatatatatacgtatatatatatatatatatatatatatatatatatatatatatatgtatatatatatatatatgtatgtatatatatatattgtgtgtgtatatgtatgtatatactgtatatattgtgtgtgtatatgtatgtatatatatatagtgtctgtatatgtatgtatatatatatatatatatttagtgtgtatatgtatatatatatatagtgtgtgtatatgtatgtatatttatatataatatatatacacacgtgtatatactgtatatatacacacatgtagatgtatatatacatgtgtgtgtatatacatatgtgtattaatattatatacatacacacgtgtatatactgtatatatacacacatgtagatgtatatatacatgtgtgtgtatatacatatgtgtattaatattatatatatacacacgtgtatatactgtatatatacacacatgtagatgtatatatacatgtgtgtgtatatacatatgtgtattaatattatatatatacacacgtgtatatactgtatatatacacacatgtagatgtatatatacatgtgtgtgtatatacatatgtgtattaatattgtatgtatatatacatgtgtatatataagtatgtatacatgtttatatatgtgtatttatttgtgtatatgtactgtatatgtgtataaatgtgtatatgtacaggactgtctcagaaaatttgaatattgtgataaagtcctttattttctgtaatgcaactaaaaacatgaaaatgtcatacattctggattcattacacatcaactgaaatattgcaagctttttattattttaatattgctgattatggcatacggcttaagaaaactcaaaaatcccatctcaaaaaatgtaattagaatatttcctcagaccaagtaaaaaaaaaagatttataacagcaaaacaaactcaaacatttgaaaatgtcaattaatgcactcagtacttggttgggaatcctttagcacggattactgcaccaatgtggcgtggcatggaggcaatcagcctgtggcattgctgaggtgttatggatgtccaggatgcttcaatagcggcctttagctcatttgcattattgggtctggtgtctttcagcttcttcttcacaataccccacacgttctctatggggttcaggtcaggggagttggcaggccaatcgaggacagtaatgccatggtcagtacaccagttactggtggttttggcactgctggatcatgcatgaaaatgaaatcatcatctccatagagcttttcaacaaatGGAAGcttgtagtgctctaaaatctcttggtacacagctgcattgactctggacttgatgaaacacagtggaccaacaccagcagctgacatggctccccaaaccattgctgactgggggaacttcacactggatttcaagcaacttggattttgctcctctccagccttcctccagactctagcgccttgacttccaaatgaaatacaaaacttggtttCGTCTgcaaacaggactctggaccactctgcaactgtccagtgcttctttttcatagcccaagtcagacgcttcttccgttgtcttgagttcaggagtggcttgaccatgggaatacggctacatgcttccatctgttgaaaagctctatggagatggtgatttcattttccagcatgatatatgtatatcaggggtcaccaacctttttgaaaccaagagctacttcttgggtactgattaatgcgaagggctaccagtttgatacacacttaaataaattgccagaaatagccaatttgctcaatttacctttaactctatgttattattaataattaattatatttatctttgtggaaacactgatcatcttaatgatttctcacaataaatatatatagaaacagataaatatcaatatgcaccactttatttttatattttctctaagtgcacatttttcaaattgaacattttcaaatgatcacttctaagacagtcttgtgaaatcacaatatcccattttaactagctagccactaacatttttctaacaaatcatgaattactttgcaccatgtttgtacaaataataactcatgtaaaatacaaaagtcaactctcacatttgtaaataaatcatgtcccactttgaactggacaccaaatctgttatctgtttctttgtcagttagtgaagaccacgttttaaaatattttcttggattttcaaattctatttgagttttgtctctcttagaattaaaaatgtcgagcaaagcgagaccagcttgctagtaaataaatacaatttagaaaatagaggcagctcactggtaagtgctgctatttgagctatttttagaacaggccagcgggctactcatctggtccttacgggctacctggtgcccgcgggcaccgcgttggtgacccctgatgtaatggtaaatgggtcgtacttgtatagcgcttttctacctttttaaggaattcaaagctctttgacactattttccacattcacacacacacattcacacactgatacatgtatatctatatatatgtatatatatatatatatgtatgtgtatatatatatatgtatatatatatgtgtgtgtatgtgtatatatatatatatatgtatgtgtgtgtatatatatatgtgtatatatatgtatgtatatatatatatacagtatatacatatacctgtatatatatgtgtatatatatacatatatatatatatacatacatatgtatatatatatatatatatatatatatatacatatatatatgtatatatatatatatatgtgtgtatgtatatatacagtatgtatgtatgtgtgtgtatatatgtatatatatatatatatatatatatatatatatatatatatatatatatatatatatatatacagtacaggcaaaaagtttggacacaccattgaacacatgttttatattctcgtttcttcaaaatagccaccctttgctctgattactgctttgcacactcttggccttctctccatgagcttcaagaggtagtatatatatatatatatatatatatatatatatatatatatatatatatatatatatatatatatatatcaacagcAACATCTGGCTGGGCACAAGGAGCCACAAGAAACTTGGTCTTACTAAGTAAAGTCCTGCACAGAAAGGCGACATAGCAATGATGCAAACACTCATGCAGTTGCTATTAAAGAGATTATTTTCCGTCTTCCGAGACTGACTCAGCTTGCTGATCAACTCCTTAGTTTGTGTTCCTAATTGCTCTGTGCTATTCCTCACGGAACAATTTGCTCCATTGAGGTGTGATTTTAGTGGGCCGTCCGTGTTCATGACGTGGTCTTGTGTTGCTCGGCAGACATCTTCCACCGGACCGCCTGACACGCGTTTGTGAACGACAAGGAAGATGAGCAACACCGACTACTGGGTGGTGGATTATGACCTGTCCTCTCCGGCCCCGCCCGGCTTCGCCAGGGCCCCGGCGGTCCTGCAGCCCATGGCGGGACACCCTGACCAGGGCACAGCCTTGTGCTTCATGGGCCTCCTGGTGCTGCTGCTGCTCTTCCTGATGGTTCGCTGCGTGCGTATCCTCTTAGACCCTTACAGCAGCATGCCGGCCTCCTCCTGGACGGACCACAAGGAGGGTCCGGACAAAGGACACCTTGACTATGCGCTGGTGTGAGGACCGAGGAGGACTACATATAGGTGTGTACGGAAGGTAAGGTTCTGTCTTCGCCTCGTCCCTCGCCtaaagcgtgagtgaagaatgcactacaaGTCCCGAAGAAAGAGATGATGCAGTAtaatctgctcacagatgctcccCTGGTGgtggtttgagcacactgcagctcgcCCTGGATAGTCCCAgcccttaatgcttcagtcacacgcaggattctcacaggagtgaggccaaaatacaaccttacctactgtacATCACACTCTGaggtgttttgtttattttttttactgatgaTGTCACTTTTTCAAACTCAAAATGTTTAATGTCTAattgaaacattgtttttttatttatttattataacatAGATCAAGGGTTCTTAGCCTTTTAgaactcggggcccaacttttccactacaaaggggcccactcaaatattaacactgaatattcaataattatatcttaaTTACTTATAGTTTACAAcattgtcaaattatatgaaatcCAGTGTTTCTTATTTACCCTAAGTTAGTTTCTTATTTAACTTAtttcgaggatgtcgttgtggcttgtgcagccctttgagacactcgtgatttagggctatataagtaaacatcgattgattgattgattgattgaacacatGAACCTATGACAAAAtaaatctaaataataaataaatatagtgcaaaagaaaggactcataagaactgatgaaaaataaatgtacataaagtTAAAATACATGAAATCTaataatatatgtttatttactaAAATGTCAAATGAAAATTTAGTCGTAATTTTTGCACTTGAGAAAACTTCTCTGAGTTTAGCTTCAggctttttctgtttgtttgataactAAATAAGTTAGTTTATTATTTAAACTTAttttgaggatgtcgttgtggcttgtgcagccctttgagacactcgtgatttagggctatataagtaaacatcgattgattgattgatagaacaCATGAACCTAAgacaaaataaatcaatcaaatatAGTGCAAACGaaaggactcataaaaactgatgaaaaataaatgtacataaagttaaaatacataaaatcgaataatttatgtttatttactaaAATGTG is a window encoding:
- the LOC133631276 gene encoding cortexin-1-like, producing MSNTDYWVVDYDLSSPAPPGFARAPAVLQPMAGHPDQGTALCFMGLLVLLLLFLMVRCVRILLDPYSSMPASSWTDHKEGPDKGHLDYALV